The following are encoded together in the Streptomyces rapamycinicus NRRL 5491 genome:
- a CDS encoding helix-turn-helix transcriptional regulator, protein MTTHTVDRTVDATQELAAFLRTRRERLDPDDFGLPSRRRSRRTPGLRREEVAELAGVSIDYIVRLEQGRGLRPSADVVEALSRALRLAPDERVYLFDLAQQRRPRNAGSPATTAVPPLARLVADLSPLPAMLMNHRYDILAWNGEMAELLLDFGTLPPARRNAMWLCLMHPRIREFYVDRERVVREGIAHLRAAWAAHPEDKALTDLITEFTTHDEEFARLWAERDVKVNGRGNKVIRHPDVGVLALQFEVLMPLQDPDQRLLIYRAADDESQSALDRLCAR, encoded by the coding sequence ATGACGACCCACACCGTGGACCGCACCGTGGACGCGACACAGGAGTTGGCCGCGTTCCTGCGAACCCGGCGCGAACGCCTGGATCCGGACGATTTCGGCCTGCCGTCGCGTCGGCGGTCCCGGCGGACCCCGGGGCTGCGCCGCGAAGAGGTCGCCGAACTGGCCGGGGTCAGCATCGACTACATCGTGCGGCTGGAGCAGGGCCGCGGGCTGCGGCCCTCGGCGGACGTGGTGGAGGCGCTGTCCCGGGCGCTGCGCCTGGCCCCCGACGAACGCGTCTACCTCTTCGACCTGGCCCAGCAGCGCCGCCCCCGCAACGCCGGCAGCCCCGCCACCACCGCGGTGCCGCCGCTGGCCCGGCTGGTCGCCGACCTGTCGCCGCTGCCGGCCATGCTGATGAACCACCGCTACGACATCCTGGCCTGGAACGGCGAAATGGCGGAGCTGCTCCTGGATTTCGGCACCCTGCCACCGGCGCGGCGCAATGCGATGTGGCTGTGCCTGATGCATCCGCGGATACGCGAGTTCTATGTCGACCGCGAACGCGTCGTACGGGAGGGAATCGCCCATCTGCGCGCCGCGTGGGCCGCGCATCCGGAGGACAAGGCGCTGACCGACCTCATCACCGAATTCACCACTCACGACGAGGAATTCGCGCGCCTGTGGGCCGAGCGAGACGTCAAGGTCAATGGCCGCGGGAACAAGGTGATACGGCACCCTGACGTCGGCGTGCTCGCACTGCAATTCGAAGTGCTGATGCCACTTCAAGATCCGGATCAGCGGTTGCTGATCTACCGCGCCGCGGACGATGAGAGCCAGTCGGCATTGGACCGGTTGTGCGCACGGTGA
- a CDS encoding cupin domain-containing protein encodes MSYPEFLEYPEPRYHGDKGEVNAAFRPADTPPDISSPSGSFTHYLATNESTGGEFGLYKLELGARAAGAKAHFHKAMSESFYILSGELELYNGERWVTGREGDFLYVPVGGLHAFKNVTDEPMSMLLLFSPGAPREEYFERVAEMSQRGGEELKRFRIRHDSYFVEDFEPEGERGNTEAGE; translated from the coding sequence ATGTCGTACCCGGAATTCCTCGAATACCCGGAGCCCCGCTACCACGGTGACAAGGGCGAGGTGAACGCGGCCTTTCGTCCGGCCGATACCCCGCCCGACATCTCCTCGCCCAGCGGCAGCTTTACGCACTATCTCGCCACCAATGAGTCGACCGGTGGTGAATTCGGCCTGTACAAGCTGGAGTTGGGGGCGCGGGCCGCCGGAGCGAAGGCCCACTTCCACAAGGCGATGTCGGAGTCCTTCTACATTCTCTCCGGTGAGCTGGAGCTCTACAACGGCGAGAGGTGGGTAACGGGCCGGGAGGGCGATTTCCTGTACGTACCGGTCGGCGGTCTGCACGCCTTCAAGAACGTGACCGACGAGCCCATGTCCATGCTCCTGCTCTTCTCCCCGGGGGCCCCGCGCGAGGAGTACTTCGAACGGGTCGCGGAGATGTCGCAGCGCGGCGGCGAGGAACTCAAGCGCTTTCGGATCCGGCACGACAGCTACTTCGTGGAGGATTTCGAGCCCGAAGGGGAACGCGGGAACACGGAAGCAGGGGAGTAA
- a CDS encoding cold-shock protein has translation MVIATVREWSDEEGWGVLDSPETPGGCFGHFSDIQVTGFRTLSPGQRVDLTWEAPGFKQDGYDYRAVSIVPRPADG, from the coding sequence ATGGTGATTGCGACTGTCCGCGAGTGGAGCGATGAGGAGGGGTGGGGCGTGCTCGATTCCCCCGAGACTCCCGGTGGCTGCTTCGGCCACTTCTCCGACATTCAGGTGACCGGCTTCCGCACGCTGTCGCCCGGACAGCGGGTGGACCTCACATGGGAAGCCCCCGGCTTCAAACAGGACGGGTACGACTACCGCGCGGTGAGCATCGTGCCTCGGCCTGCCGACGGCTGA